The following are from one region of the Pseudodesulfovibrio piezophilus C1TLV30 genome:
- a CDS encoding CpaF family protein, whose protein sequence is MNLAARLNKKTPKAGKPTASRKTSSSRSTELADHYFDIKTRIHDRLIDIIDLSLLDSLSEAEMRGEIAKVTEGLLWEEFQSAPLNLAERKRMLSEIQDEVIGLGPLEPYIKDPTVNDILVNGYKQIYVERAGKLEPTPARFKDDDHLRKIIDRIVSQVGRRIDESQPLCDARLMDGSRVNAVIPPLAIDGPSLSIRKFSKDPLEISHLISFNSLTEPMARLMDGIVKARLNVLISGGTGSGKTTLLNCLSRNIPEDERIVTIEDAAELQLKQDHVVRLETRPANIEGKGEIDQRELVKNCLRMRPDRIIVGECRASEALDMLQAMNTGHDGSLTTIHANTPRDALMRLETMVSMAGLNLSPMSMKRYISSAIDVIIQATRMVDGTRKVISIQEVSGMEGEMITMQEIFSFEQTNVSKQGKVEGYFTARGIRPKFAEKLERMGFTFPGDMFKASPRPQVGELS, encoded by the coding sequence ATGAATCTTGCAGCACGATTGAATAAGAAGACACCCAAGGCAGGCAAGCCCACAGCTTCAAGGAAAACGTCCTCGTCCAGAAGCACCGAACTTGCGGACCACTACTTTGACATCAAGACTCGTATCCATGATCGGTTGATCGACATCATCGACTTGTCTCTCCTCGATAGCCTCAGTGAAGCCGAGATGCGTGGAGAAATAGCCAAGGTCACGGAAGGCTTGCTCTGGGAGGAATTCCAGAGCGCGCCTCTCAATCTGGCAGAACGAAAACGTATGCTCTCGGAAATCCAGGATGAAGTCATTGGTTTGGGACCGCTGGAGCCGTACATCAAGGACCCGACAGTCAACGACATACTGGTCAATGGATACAAGCAGATATATGTGGAGCGCGCAGGCAAATTGGAGCCGACCCCAGCCAGATTCAAGGATGACGATCATCTGCGCAAAATCATCGACCGTATCGTCTCTCAGGTCGGCCGCCGTATCGATGAATCCCAACCCCTGTGCGATGCCCGACTCATGGACGGTTCCCGTGTCAACGCCGTGATTCCGCCTCTGGCCATCGATGGTCCTTCGCTCTCCATACGCAAATTTTCCAAAGACCCCCTCGAAATAAGCCATCTTATCAGTTTCAATTCGCTGACCGAACCCATGGCCAGACTCATGGACGGCATTGTCAAGGCTCGCTTGAACGTCCTCATATCGGGCGGAACCGGCTCAGGGAAGACAACGCTGCTCAACTGCCTGTCGCGCAATATCCCCGAAGACGAACGTATCGTCACCATTGAGGACGCGGCCGAACTGCAACTCAAGCAGGACCACGTTGTTCGACTGGAAACACGTCCGGCCAATATCGAAGGCAAAGGGGAGATAGATCAACGCGAGCTGGTCAAGAACTGCCTGCGCATGCGCCCTGACCGGATCATCGTCGGAGAGTGCCGCGCTTCAGAAGCACTGGATATGCTCCAGGCCATGAATACGGGCCACGATGGATCTCTGACCACGATTCATGCCAACACACCGCGTGATGCCTTGATGCGACTGGAAACCATGGTCTCCATGGCCGGATTGAACCTCTCTCCCATGTCCATGAAACGATACATCTCCTCGGCAATTGATGTCATTATCCAGGCCACCCGCATGGTGGACGGGACAAGAAAAGTTATCTCCATTCAGGAAGTCAGTGGTATGGAGGGAGAGATGATCACCATGCAGGAAATCTTTTCATTCGAACAGACCAACGTCAGCAAACAAGGTAAGGTGGAAGGATATTTCACAGCTCGCGGTATTCGCCCTAAATTTGCCGAAAAACTCGAACGGATGGGCTTTACCTTTCCGGGGGACATGTTCAAAGCCTCACCAAGACCACAAGTGGGAGAGCTGTCATGA
- a CDS encoding type II secretion system F family protein: MTITILIALGSAAVLFLLFMGIGALLRSRRDEAEGRVKQRLRQFALTEVESDSIDLILKQTAMSTMPWFNRALKKLRFAANLEETIKQANAKGSAGVYLLVCALLGLIGIYIGIIFAQNLMVAVALAGVCGIMPILYLQKLRTSRMDRFQTQLPEALDLMSRALKAGHTFGGAMRMVADEFEDPIGSEFRTTIDEINFGMDVDRAMANLQNRVDVTDLKFFIVSINIQRETGGNLAEIISNIASLVRERFVLFGKIKVLSAEGRISAILLASLPFFISGALYMLNPEYMSRLWTTELGRTMTWGAIIAMSVGIVVMRKMVKIKV; this comes from the coding sequence ATGACCATAACAATCCTCATCGCCCTGGGAAGTGCGGCGGTCCTTTTCCTGCTCTTCATGGGCATCGGGGCGCTCCTGCGCTCCCGTCGAGACGAAGCAGAAGGACGGGTCAAGCAGCGCCTTCGCCAATTTGCCCTGACCGAAGTGGAATCGGATTCCATTGACCTGATTCTCAAACAGACCGCCATGAGCACCATGCCGTGGTTCAATCGGGCACTCAAAAAACTCCGCTTTGCCGCCAATCTGGAAGAGACGATCAAGCAGGCCAATGCCAAAGGATCAGCCGGAGTTTATCTCCTGGTATGTGCCCTGCTCGGGCTGATCGGGATATATATCGGCATCATCTTTGCCCAAAATCTAATGGTTGCCGTGGCTCTTGCAGGCGTCTGCGGTATCATGCCCATCCTGTATCTTCAAAAGCTCAGAACAAGCCGCATGGATCGTTTTCAGACACAGCTCCCCGAAGCTCTCGATCTCATGAGCCGGGCGCTCAAGGCCGGCCATACTTTTGGCGGAGCCATGCGAATGGTCGCGGATGAATTCGAAGACCCCATAGGGAGCGAATTCCGCACCACCATTGATGAAATCAATTTCGGCATGGACGTGGACCGCGCCATGGCAAACCTGCAAAATCGCGTGGATGTGACAGACCTCAAATTCTTTATCGTCTCAATCAACATCCAGCGCGAAACCGGTGGCAACCTGGCGGAGATCATTTCCAACATCGCCAGCCTCGTCCGCGAACGGTTCGTCTTGTTCGGCAAGATCAAGGTGCTGTCCGCCGAAGGTCGCATCTCAGCCATATTGCTTGCCTCACTCCCCTTTTTCATTTCCGGCGCGCTCTATATGCTCAACCCGGAATATATGTCTCGACTCTGGACCACTGAACTGGGCCGGACCATGACCTGGGGTGCAATCATCGCCATGAGCGTCGGCATCGTAGTGATGCGAAAAATGGTCAAGATCAAAGTGTAA
- a CDS encoding type II secretion system F family protein, which translates to MTNLIPYFAAAVGFTSVLLAGYGIASYFGSASDSARLRERVSGVPAATTSSAAFSDLWSKFSSLFERMGARISPKESEETGKTRIALIQAGLRAHGMATRFQGAKAVMAFVLGGGFLAFRFLFSPDMDLTYTSFGTLGFAAAGIYGPEFWLKKRIANRQLAVANELPDALDLLVVCVESGMGLDQAIERVQRELRNSGPIISLELKILTLELRAGKGRADALRSLSERVGQEDLSSLTSLLVQADIFGISVGRTLRVYSDAMRTKRSQRAEEKAAKLPVLLLLPLITFILPALFIAIMGPAVIVLIDVFSQLNG; encoded by the coding sequence ATGACAAATCTCATCCCTTATTTCGCCGCTGCCGTTGGCTTTACCTCGGTCCTCCTGGCCGGGTACGGTATTGCGAGCTACTTCGGCAGTGCAAGCGATTCCGCCCGCCTGCGAGAACGCGTATCCGGAGTTCCGGCCGCCACCACGTCATCCGCCGCCTTCAGTGACCTGTGGTCGAAATTCAGCTCCCTTTTCGAACGAATGGGTGCCAGGATCAGTCCCAAAGAATCCGAAGAGACCGGCAAGACTCGTATCGCCCTGATCCAGGCAGGATTACGGGCACACGGTATGGCCACCCGATTTCAGGGAGCCAAAGCGGTCATGGCTTTTGTTCTCGGTGGAGGATTCCTGGCCTTCCGATTCCTCTTCTCCCCGGATATGGATTTAACCTACACGAGCTTCGGGACCCTCGGATTTGCAGCGGCAGGTATCTATGGTCCGGAATTCTGGTTGAAGAAACGCATTGCGAACCGCCAACTGGCCGTTGCAAATGAACTTCCTGATGCCCTCGACCTTCTGGTGGTTTGCGTGGAATCGGGTATGGGCCTTGACCAAGCCATTGAACGCGTCCAACGGGAACTCAGGAATTCAGGTCCGATCATCAGTCTCGAACTCAAGATTCTAACCCTTGAATTACGAGCCGGTAAAGGCCGGGCAGATGCCCTTCGTTCCCTCTCCGAAAGAGTGGGGCAGGAGGATCTGAGCAGCCTGACCTCATTACTCGTACAAGCTGATATTTTCGGTATCAGCGTCGGCCGCACCTTGCGTGTCTATTCCGATGCCATGCGGACCAAACGCTCTCAACGGGCGGAGGAAAAGGCGGCAAAGCTCCCGGTCCTGCTCCTTTTACCCCTGATCACTTTTATTCTTCCCGCGCTGTTCATCGCTATCATGGGGCCTGCCGTGATTGTGCTCATAGATGTTTTTTCGCAGCTCAACGGCTGA
- a CDS encoding SPOR domain-containing protein: protein MRKSIHIILAIIALITLTGCAGKAKSDPSFKEFAYGKKKQVNLTAEQHEKIADGLIRRKNYEMAFVHYNTALAISPDNLDIRVKKGNLLVLKGLDEQALSEFMKVLGKDPDHAIANASAGAVYFRAGLYKEARVHLEKAIRLNPLLWKAHNYLGILDDRDGNYGSAVENFTAALDLNHTGSSTEIYNNLGVVHIAQDQYEQAVNAFRSALKNGDVSSRTYNNLGLALARMNRLDEALESFKYAGGESRANNNLGYVLLADNHPDKAIPYFKRAIELSPNFYVKAAENLKRARMATRFRLVAKTTSQSGSTPNPLLPESFPDSEQNTGGLAASPAVASPPPSSIQTVSRIPEDGDTIEKKSYGLHVSSWRDHEWAFNHCAELKKQGFIPWINQVDLGPKGLWYRVLVGDYDSIESAQAARSDVLTALKLDRATVYERIIPSQKDTHL from the coding sequence ATGAGAAAGTCAATCCACATCATTCTTGCCATTATAGCCCTGATAACCCTCACCGGCTGTGCGGGGAAGGCGAAAAGTGATCCTTCATTCAAGGAGTTTGCGTATGGAAAGAAAAAACAGGTCAATCTGACTGCCGAACAACATGAGAAGATAGCCGACGGCCTGATACGCCGCAAAAACTATGAGATGGCTTTCGTGCATTACAATACCGCCTTGGCCATCAGCCCCGACAATCTCGATATCAGGGTCAAGAAGGGAAATCTTCTTGTTCTCAAAGGATTGGACGAACAAGCCTTGAGTGAATTCATGAAGGTTCTTGGAAAAGACCCGGATCATGCCATCGCCAATGCCAGTGCCGGTGCAGTGTATTTCCGTGCTGGATTATACAAGGAAGCCAGAGTCCATCTTGAAAAGGCTATCCGCCTCAACCCGCTGCTCTGGAAAGCGCATAATTATCTTGGCATCCTTGATGACCGGGACGGGAACTATGGCAGTGCCGTAGAAAATTTCACAGCGGCCCTCGATCTCAACCACACCGGAAGTTCCACTGAAATCTACAACAATCTTGGTGTCGTACACATAGCACAGGACCAATACGAGCAAGCTGTGAACGCGTTCAGATCGGCCCTGAAGAACGGCGATGTCTCTTCCCGCACATACAACAATCTCGGCTTGGCTCTGGCTCGGATGAATCGACTGGATGAAGCATTGGAATCATTCAAGTACGCAGGGGGAGAATCCAGAGCGAACAACAATCTCGGCTATGTCCTTCTTGCTGACAACCACCCGGACAAAGCTATTCCCTATTTCAAACGGGCCATAGAACTCTCGCCCAATTTCTACGTCAAAGCTGCCGAGAATCTGAAACGCGCCCGTATGGCCACTCGGTTCAGGCTCGTTGCCAAGACCACTTCACAAAGCGGTTCCACCCCGAACCCTCTGCTCCCTGAGTCATTCCCCGACTCGGAGCAGAACACCGGCGGGCTTGCGGCATCTCCCGCAGTCGCAAGTCCGCCGCCATCCTCCATTCAGACTGTCTCGAGGATACCGGAGGACGGGGATACTATAGAGAAGAAGAGCTATGGGCTCCATGTCAGCTCATGGCGAGATCACGAGTGGGCGTTCAACCACTGCGCCGAACTGAAAAAGCAAGGGTTCATCCCCTGGATCAACCAGGTGGACCTCGGCCCCAAGGGGCTCTGGTATCGGGTCCTCGTCGGCGATTACGACTCAATCGAGTCGGCGCAGGCCGCCCGGTCTGACGTCCTGACCGCCCTCAAACTCGACAGAGCCACAGTATACGAACGCATCATCCCTTCACAGAAGGACACCCATCTCTAA
- a CDS encoding hybrid sensor histidine kinase/response regulator has protein sequence MKSEECVLSLEIPAGHPSAARPGPSQALCDLPFSPGIQYVWATNWATNRNSAHQEEHPLAEETRRFRVLAVDHDEEMLTRYRDVLCFEGEEPAELEALFNDDLQLPSQEEIRAEANNPIFEVIPCLSPEQALSTMANSLAKKNPFAIALVEVHLGGRPTMAGIDLAEKIRALDHHIEIVLLSSEASVPLKEINKRVCPPEKLLYVQKPFRSAELKQIAASLCSKRDLENRLYELNETLTSKVEARTAELNAVNRRLRLDIAKRASVLRELQASERRYRMLFEKDITGNFAADGDGLILDCNGAFTTLFNFDSPQDAHGQDIFTLWDIMGASEPLHEIIAGHHRVTNHEIVLRRGGINQHLLANFDTVFSEEGKLEELRGYIFDMSEPKRLEEQLRQSQKMEALGTLAGGIAHDFNNILGVILGYAEIIESSAEPESGLERRVREIARAGKRARDLVNQILNFSRQGPQERHPMTLTPLIKEALKLLRSSMPTNVEIISRMETDQDSVLADPTQMHQIMLNLCANASYAMKARGGTLTVTLTDASHGDEIFPSEGLGSPERFVRLSVSDTGNGIPTDVVERIFDPFFTTKKQGEGTGMGLAMVHGIVKRHDGYLELENHLGQGATFHVFLPKTAMDERPVAEATSELVFREGRILFVDDEKPLTDIGREMLVACGFEVVTRTSSIEALEAFRHRAGEYDLVITDQTMPNMNGMELAREILKIRPDMPIILCTGFSDAVSYDRLRDIGIGDFIMKPILKHDLIASISRQLIGH, from the coding sequence TTGAAATCAGAAGAATGCGTACTGTCCCTTGAAATTCCGGCCGGGCACCCCTCCGCTGCCCGGCCGGGACCGTCACAAGCCTTGTGTGACCTTCCCTTTTCACCCGGAATTCAATATGTTTGGGCGACCAACTGGGCCACGAACCGAAACTCGGCCCATCAGGAGGAACACCCTTTGGCCGAAGAGACCCGCCGTTTTCGCGTTCTCGCCGTGGATCACGACGAGGAAATGCTGACCCGATACCGGGATGTCCTTTGTTTCGAGGGTGAAGAGCCTGCGGAGCTGGAGGCTCTCTTCAATGATGACCTGCAACTTCCTTCACAGGAAGAAATCAGGGCGGAAGCGAACAACCCGATCTTCGAGGTTATTCCATGTCTCTCACCCGAGCAGGCCCTCTCCACCATGGCAAACTCCCTGGCGAAGAAAAACCCCTTTGCCATAGCCCTGGTGGAAGTTCATCTCGGCGGCAGGCCCACCATGGCCGGAATTGATCTGGCTGAAAAGATTCGCGCCCTGGATCACCATATCGAAATCGTGCTTCTCTCTTCCGAAGCCAGTGTACCGCTCAAGGAAATAAATAAACGGGTGTGTCCGCCCGAAAAGCTGCTCTATGTCCAAAAGCCTTTTCGCTCGGCCGAACTCAAACAGATAGCCGCATCGCTCTGCTCCAAACGGGACTTGGAAAATCGTCTCTATGAACTCAATGAGACGCTGACCTCCAAAGTCGAAGCCCGAACAGCCGAACTGAACGCCGTCAACCGTCGCCTCAGGCTCGACATTGCCAAACGCGCCTCTGTTCTTCGCGAACTCCAGGCCAGTGAGCGTCGATACCGCATGCTTTTCGAAAAGGACATTACCGGCAATTTTGCCGCAGACGGTGACGGACTCATCCTTGATTGCAATGGAGCCTTTACCACTCTCTTCAACTTTGATTCCCCACAGGATGCGCATGGGCAAGACATTTTCACGCTGTGGGATATCATGGGAGCGTCCGAGCCACTGCATGAAATCATCGCAGGGCACCATCGCGTGACAAACCACGAAATCGTGCTCAGGCGCGGGGGCATCAACCAACACCTGCTGGCCAACTTCGATACCGTTTTCAGCGAAGAAGGAAAGCTCGAAGAGCTTCGCGGATACATCTTCGACATGTCCGAACCGAAACGGCTTGAGGAACAGCTCCGGCAATCGCAAAAGATGGAAGCTCTGGGGACCCTGGCAGGGGGTATTGCCCATGATTTCAACAACATCCTCGGCGTCATTCTGGGCTATGCCGAGATCATCGAGAGTTCGGCCGAACCGGAATCCGGGCTTGAGCGCCGGGTCAGGGAGATTGCTCGAGCCGGAAAACGTGCCCGCGATCTCGTGAACCAGATTCTCAATTTTTCACGACAGGGACCACAGGAACGCCACCCCATGACCCTGACCCCCCTGATCAAGGAAGCCCTCAAGCTCCTGCGCTCAAGCATGCCGACCAACGTGGAAATCATCTCTCGCATGGAAACGGACCAGGACAGCGTCCTGGCCGACCCCACCCAAATGCATCAGATCATGCTCAACCTGTGCGCCAACGCATCCTATGCCATGAAGGCCAGGGGAGGCACGCTCACCGTAACGCTCACCGATGCTTCCCATGGTGATGAAATTTTCCCTTCAGAAGGATTGGGAAGTCCTGAGCGATTCGTACGTCTCTCGGTTTCAGACACGGGAAACGGCATCCCGACCGATGTTGTCGAACGAATTTTCGATCCATTTTTCACGACAAAAAAACAAGGCGAGGGGACTGGTATGGGGTTGGCCATGGTCCATGGTATCGTGAAAAGGCATGACGGCTATCTTGAACTTGAAAATCATCTGGGACAGGGAGCGACTTTCCATGTCTTCCTGCCCAAAACAGCCATGGACGAACGCCCCGTCGCCGAAGCGACCAGCGAACTGGTCTTCCGTGAAGGCAGGATACTTTTCGTGGACGATGAAAAGCCACTTACCGATATCGGGAGGGAAATGCTCGTCGCCTGTGGCTTTGAAGTGGTCACCCGCACCTCATCCATTGAGGCGCTCGAAGCTTTCAGGCACCGGGCCGGAGAGTACGATCTGGTCATAACGGACCAGACCATGCCCAACATGAACGGCATGGAGTTGGCACGGGAGATATTGAAAATCCGTCCTGATATGCCGATTATTCTCTGTACTGGATTTTCCGATGCTGTCTCATATGACCGTCTCCGAGACATAGGTATTGGCGACTTCATCATGAAGCCCATACTCAAACATGATCTCATCGCCAGCATCAGCCGCCAACTGATTGGGCATTGA
- a CDS encoding PAS domain-containing sensor histidine kinase gives MSSFLRERIFYEIAMGIGNSLDLEVMLREALSTYLRKLNCLAGIVLENREGGDETTSFESVFSIPKRLKRKSVVRESLESIPCGLSTGAKSDFLLSLPMQECRDGLRHYLMELPGYGLLLLVKSDPGFSLPELKALAPINRKLAGACLACTANQRLQREILVREAAEEKYRSIFNNAVEGLYQSSMDGVLLEVNPAFARLLGFSSPREAVEGYTDLGNELYVHQGDRDRFLGRLAARGQVSAFEIEYRRKDGSTGWLSLSSRLVRDELGVPSSIEGMAEDITSRRQALAALREAKLEAERLSQLKSSIISMVSHELRTPLTSILGFSKITRKRILDIFEHATGCSDEIASHLKRIDTNTQVVISEGERLTELINNVLDLAKLEAGGFEWNMVQISMNAILEHSIAATEVLFQESGVELECTIEADLPPVLGDRDRMIQVVINLLSNAAKFTEAGIVKLGARVEDETLVVEVADTGVGVPPDEVVLIFDKFRQLGNTLTDKPKGTGLGLPICKEIVEHHNGRIWVESVVGEGSVFAFSLPISSLPD, from the coding sequence GTGAGCTCGTTTCTTCGCGAACGTATCTTTTACGAAATAGCCATGGGTATCGGCAATAGCCTGGATTTAGAGGTTATGCTGAGGGAAGCGTTGTCAACGTATCTCAGGAAGCTCAATTGTCTGGCGGGAATCGTGCTCGAAAATCGAGAAGGAGGTGATGAAACCACTTCCTTTGAATCGGTCTTTTCCATTCCCAAGCGACTGAAGCGAAAGAGCGTGGTCAGGGAAAGCCTCGAAAGTATTCCTTGCGGGCTTTCGACGGGAGCGAAGTCCGATTTCTTGCTCTCTTTGCCAATGCAGGAATGCCGGGATGGACTCAGGCATTATCTCATGGAGTTACCCGGATACGGTTTGCTCCTGCTGGTGAAAAGCGATCCGGGATTTTCCCTCCCCGAACTCAAGGCTTTAGCTCCCATAAACAGAAAACTCGCCGGAGCTTGTCTGGCCTGCACTGCCAATCAGCGTTTGCAGCGAGAGATTCTGGTGCGGGAAGCTGCCGAGGAAAAATACCGCTCCATTTTCAATAATGCCGTGGAAGGGTTGTATCAATCTTCCATGGACGGGGTGCTGCTGGAGGTCAATCCCGCTTTTGCCCGTCTTCTCGGGTTTTCTTCTCCCCGTGAGGCTGTGGAGGGCTATACGGACCTCGGAAATGAGCTGTATGTACACCAGGGGGATCGGGATCGATTTCTCGGCAGGCTTGCGGCTCGGGGCCAGGTCTCGGCCTTTGAAATCGAATATCGCCGGAAGGATGGTTCCACTGGCTGGCTTTCCCTGTCTTCCCGATTGGTTCGTGATGAGCTTGGTGTGCCTTCCTCCATAGAGGGCATGGCCGAAGATATTACATCGAGACGGCAGGCGCTTGCAGCCTTGCGGGAGGCCAAATTGGAAGCCGAACGCCTCAGCCAGCTTAAGTCGAGTATTATTTCAATGGTTTCTCATGAACTCAGGACACCCTTAACGTCTATTCTGGGATTTTCCAAGATTACGCGGAAGAGAATTCTCGACATCTTCGAACATGCTACTGGGTGTTCTGATGAGATTGCGTCGCATCTGAAACGGATTGATACGAATACCCAGGTGGTTATTTCCGAAGGGGAGCGCCTGACGGAACTGATCAACAATGTATTGGACCTTGCCAAGCTTGAAGCGGGCGGCTTCGAATGGAATATGGTTCAAATATCGATGAATGCGATACTGGAACATTCCATTGCTGCCACTGAGGTCCTTTTTCAGGAAAGCGGTGTCGAGCTGGAATGTACTATTGAGGCCGACCTCCCGCCTGTGCTGGGTGACAGGGATCGAATGATTCAGGTTGTCATCAATCTGTTATCCAATGCCGCCAAATTCACTGAAGCGGGAATCGTCAAACTTGGTGCTCGGGTGGAAGATGAGACCCTTGTTGTCGAAGTCGCGGATACCGGTGTCGGCGTTCCGCCGGATGAAGTCGTTTTGATCTTTGATAAATTCCGCCAACTGGGGAATACCTTGACAGATAAGCCCAAGGGAACTGGATTGGGATTGCCCATATGTAAAGAAATAGTGGAACATCACAACGGGAGAATCTGGGTTGAGTCTGTTGTGGGTGAGGGGAGTGTTTTTGCGTTTAGTCTACCGATATCCTCTCTGCCGGACTGA